In a genomic window of Carassius gibelio isolate Cgi1373 ecotype wild population from Czech Republic chromosome A3, carGib1.2-hapl.c, whole genome shotgun sequence:
- the LOC127953811 gene encoding Fc receptor-like protein 5 isoform X2 encodes MELSQLSLVLLLISNINFGHTEDFSKPTVTVEPQSSVFTGDSVTLRCELGQTLVGWEFLWIKDSRSELTEASTKKIDSVKVSDGGEYRCRARRVGQYTNYSEPVTVTIYGKPKAKLTIEPAQHVFRRETVTLRCDTYSEGITSWQYSWYKNGSVSVFSELQEHTFSSVTESDAGKYFCYGAERGGSRRSHYSDAVTLTVSELRAVLSVSPQKWLTEGDPVTLICEVNNFSTDWTFTWYTVTISSDYSSHNYQMLSDSSRGAGGNYTVSSAALKHTGVYVCRAERIKPAYYTTYSNTQPVWVTAVTSSSGCSPRVSLIISPSRTQHFTSVSLSLSCEDQSNSDRWRVRRYTESWGLQDCSSSVWGSQSGSTCTIRSTITSDTGLYWCQSESGENSHPVNITVHFFVILESPVHPLTEGDTLTLRCLYQHSTLQNLRADFYKDGSLIQNQTTEMIISTVSKSHEGFYYCKHPERGESPKSWISVRGVSNECCCILSPSESQISVLHTLSSVLAVCPYLLVTVVLIFKCYRMRGTS; translated from the exons ATGGAGCTCAGTCAACTTTCTCTTGTGCTCT tGCTGATTTCAAACATTAATTTCGGACAcactgaag ATTTTTCCAAACCAACTGTGACTGTTGAGCCACAGAGTTCAGTGTTCACTGGAGACTCGGTTACTCTGAGATGTGAACTGGGTCAAACTTTGGTTGGTTGGGAGTTTCTCTGGATAAAAGACTCAAGAAGTGAATTGACTGAAGCTTCAACTAAAAAAATTGATTCAGTGAAAGTCTCTGATGGAGGAGAGTACAGGTGCAGAGCAAGAAGAGTGGGACAATACACAAATTACAGTGAACCAGTAACTGTGACTATATATGGCAa ACCTAAAGCCAAATTGACCATTGAACCTGCTCAACATGTATTCAGAAGAGAAACGGTCACTCTCAGATGTGACACATATTCGGAAGGAATCACTAGCTGGCAGTACAGCTGGTATAAAAACGGTTCAGTCAGTGTTTTCAGTGAACTACAGGAACACACATTCAGTTCTGTTACTGAGTCTGATGCTGGTAAATACTTCTGTTATGGAGCAGAGAGAGGAGGATCACGCAGATCACATTACAGTGATGCTGTTACTCTGACAGTATCAG AACTCAGAGCAGTTTTAAGTGTTTCTCCACAAAAGTGGTTGACTGAAGGAGATCCAGTAACTCTGATCTGTGAGGTTAACAACTTTTCTACAGACTGGACATTTACCTGGTACACTGTAACCATTTCATCTG ACTACAGCAGTCATAATTATCagatgctctcagacagcagcagaggagctggAGGAAACTACACAGTCAGTTCTGCTGCTCTAAAACACACAGGAGTTTATGTGTGCAGAGCAGAGAGAATAAAACCAGCTTATTATACAACCTACAGCAACACACAGCCAGTATGGGTCACTG CTGTAACTTCTTCCTCAGGTTGTTCTCCTCGAGTCTCTCTGATCATCAGTCCCAGCAGAACTCAACACttcacatctgtctctctctctctgagctgtgaGGACCAGAGTAATTCTGATAGATGGAGAGTGAGAAGATACACAGAGAGTTGGGGGCTGCAAGATTGTTCATCATCAGTGTGGGGATCACAGTCAGGATCTACCTGTACAATCAGATCCACCATCACATCAGACACTGGATTGTACTGGTGTCAGTCTGAATCTGGAGAGAACAGTCAtcctgttaatatcactgtacaCT tTTTTGTGATTCTGGAGAGTCCTGTTCATCCTTTGACTGAAGGAGATACTCTGACTCTACGCTGTTTATATCAACATTCAACTCTACAAAACCTCAGAGCTGATTTCTATAAAGATGGATCACTCATCCAGAATCAAACTACAGAGATGATCATCTCTACTGTCTCAAAGTCACATGAGGGTTTCTACTACTGCAAACACCCAGAGAGAGGAGAGTCACCCAAGAGCTGGATCTCAGTTAGAGGAGTCTCAAATGAATGCTGCTGTATAT tGTCTCCTTCAGAATCTCAAATCTCGGTCCTCCACACACTCAGTTCTGTTCTGGCAGTTTGTCCATATCTGCTAGTGACAGTTGTGCTGATTTTCAAATGCTACAGAATGAGAG GTACATCTTGA
- the LOC127953811 gene encoding Fc receptor-like protein 5 isoform X1, with translation MELSQLSLVLLLISNINFGHTEDFSKPTVTVEPQSSVFTGDSVTLRCELGQTLVGWEFLWIKDSRSELTEASTKKIDSVKVSDGGEYRCRARRVGQYTNYSEPVTVTIYGKPKAKLTIEPAQHVFRRETVTLRCDTYSEGITSWQYSWYKNGSVSVFSELQEHTFSSVTESDAGKYFCYGAERGGSRRSHYSDAVTLTVSELRAVLSVSPQKWLTEGDPVTLICEVNNFSTDWTFTWYTVTISSDYSSHNYQMLSDSSRGAGGNYTVSSAALKHTGVYVCRAERIKPAYYTTYSNTQPVWVTAVTSSSGCSPRVSLIISPSRTQHFTSVSLSLSCEDQSNSDRWRVRRYTESWGLQDCSSSVWGSQSGSTCTIRSTITSDTGLYWCQSESGENSHPVNITVHFFVILESPVHPLTEGDTLTLRCLYQHSTLQNLRADFYKDGSLIQNQTTEMIISTVSKSHEGFYYCKHPERGESPKSWISVRGVSNECCCILSPSESQISVLHTLSSVLAVCPYLLVTVVLIFKCYRMRGETSD, from the exons ATGGAGCTCAGTCAACTTTCTCTTGTGCTCT tGCTGATTTCAAACATTAATTTCGGACAcactgaag ATTTTTCCAAACCAACTGTGACTGTTGAGCCACAGAGTTCAGTGTTCACTGGAGACTCGGTTACTCTGAGATGTGAACTGGGTCAAACTTTGGTTGGTTGGGAGTTTCTCTGGATAAAAGACTCAAGAAGTGAATTGACTGAAGCTTCAACTAAAAAAATTGATTCAGTGAAAGTCTCTGATGGAGGAGAGTACAGGTGCAGAGCAAGAAGAGTGGGACAATACACAAATTACAGTGAACCAGTAACTGTGACTATATATGGCAa ACCTAAAGCCAAATTGACCATTGAACCTGCTCAACATGTATTCAGAAGAGAAACGGTCACTCTCAGATGTGACACATATTCGGAAGGAATCACTAGCTGGCAGTACAGCTGGTATAAAAACGGTTCAGTCAGTGTTTTCAGTGAACTACAGGAACACACATTCAGTTCTGTTACTGAGTCTGATGCTGGTAAATACTTCTGTTATGGAGCAGAGAGAGGAGGATCACGCAGATCACATTACAGTGATGCTGTTACTCTGACAGTATCAG AACTCAGAGCAGTTTTAAGTGTTTCTCCACAAAAGTGGTTGACTGAAGGAGATCCAGTAACTCTGATCTGTGAGGTTAACAACTTTTCTACAGACTGGACATTTACCTGGTACACTGTAACCATTTCATCTG ACTACAGCAGTCATAATTATCagatgctctcagacagcagcagaggagctggAGGAAACTACACAGTCAGTTCTGCTGCTCTAAAACACACAGGAGTTTATGTGTGCAGAGCAGAGAGAATAAAACCAGCTTATTATACAACCTACAGCAACACACAGCCAGTATGGGTCACTG CTGTAACTTCTTCCTCAGGTTGTTCTCCTCGAGTCTCTCTGATCATCAGTCCCAGCAGAACTCAACACttcacatctgtctctctctctctgagctgtgaGGACCAGAGTAATTCTGATAGATGGAGAGTGAGAAGATACACAGAGAGTTGGGGGCTGCAAGATTGTTCATCATCAGTGTGGGGATCACAGTCAGGATCTACCTGTACAATCAGATCCACCATCACATCAGACACTGGATTGTACTGGTGTCAGTCTGAATCTGGAGAGAACAGTCAtcctgttaatatcactgtacaCT tTTTTGTGATTCTGGAGAGTCCTGTTCATCCTTTGACTGAAGGAGATACTCTGACTCTACGCTGTTTATATCAACATTCAACTCTACAAAACCTCAGAGCTGATTTCTATAAAGATGGATCACTCATCCAGAATCAAACTACAGAGATGATCATCTCTACTGTCTCAAAGTCACATGAGGGTTTCTACTACTGCAAACACCCAGAGAGAGGAGAGTCACCCAAGAGCTGGATCTCAGTTAGAGGAGTCTCAAATGAATGCTGCTGTATAT tGTCTCCTTCAGAATCTCAAATCTCGGTCCTCCACACACTCAGTTCTGTTCTGGCAGTTTGTCCATATCTGCTAGTGACAGTTGTGCTGATTTTCAAATGCTACAGAATGAGAGGTGAAACATCTGACTGA
- the LOC127953811 gene encoding Fc receptor-like protein 5 isoform X3 translates to MELSQLSLVLLLISNINFGHTEDFSKPTVTVEPQSSVFTGDSVTLRCELGQTLVGWEFLWIKDSRSELTEASTKKIDSVKVSDGGEYRCRARRVGQYTNYSEPVTVTIYGKPKAKLTIEPAQHVFRRETVTLRCDTYSEGITSWQYSWYKNGSVSVFSELQEHTFSSVTESDAGKYFCYGAERGGSRRSHYSDAVTLTVSELRAVLSVSPQKWLTEGDPVTLICEVNNFSTDWTFTWYTVTISSDYSSHNYQMLSDSSRGAGGNYTVSSAALKHTGVYVCRAERIKPAYYTTYSNTQPVWVTGCSPRVSLIISPSRTQHFTSVSLSLSCEDQSNSDRWRVRRYTESWGLQDCSSSVWGSQSGSTCTIRSTITSDTGLYWCQSESGENSHPVNITVHFFVILESPVHPLTEGDTLTLRCLYQHSTLQNLRADFYKDGSLIQNQTTEMIISTVSKSHEGFYYCKHPERGESPKSWISVRGVSNECCCILSPSESQISVLHTLSSVLAVCPYLLVTVVLIFKCYRMRGETSD, encoded by the exons ATGGAGCTCAGTCAACTTTCTCTTGTGCTCT tGCTGATTTCAAACATTAATTTCGGACAcactgaag ATTTTTCCAAACCAACTGTGACTGTTGAGCCACAGAGTTCAGTGTTCACTGGAGACTCGGTTACTCTGAGATGTGAACTGGGTCAAACTTTGGTTGGTTGGGAGTTTCTCTGGATAAAAGACTCAAGAAGTGAATTGACTGAAGCTTCAACTAAAAAAATTGATTCAGTGAAAGTCTCTGATGGAGGAGAGTACAGGTGCAGAGCAAGAAGAGTGGGACAATACACAAATTACAGTGAACCAGTAACTGTGACTATATATGGCAa ACCTAAAGCCAAATTGACCATTGAACCTGCTCAACATGTATTCAGAAGAGAAACGGTCACTCTCAGATGTGACACATATTCGGAAGGAATCACTAGCTGGCAGTACAGCTGGTATAAAAACGGTTCAGTCAGTGTTTTCAGTGAACTACAGGAACACACATTCAGTTCTGTTACTGAGTCTGATGCTGGTAAATACTTCTGTTATGGAGCAGAGAGAGGAGGATCACGCAGATCACATTACAGTGATGCTGTTACTCTGACAGTATCAG AACTCAGAGCAGTTTTAAGTGTTTCTCCACAAAAGTGGTTGACTGAAGGAGATCCAGTAACTCTGATCTGTGAGGTTAACAACTTTTCTACAGACTGGACATTTACCTGGTACACTGTAACCATTTCATCTG ACTACAGCAGTCATAATTATCagatgctctcagacagcagcagaggagctggAGGAAACTACACAGTCAGTTCTGCTGCTCTAAAACACACAGGAGTTTATGTGTGCAGAGCAGAGAGAATAAAACCAGCTTATTATACAACCTACAGCAACACACAGCCAGTATGGGTCACTG GTTGTTCTCCTCGAGTCTCTCTGATCATCAGTCCCAGCAGAACTCAACACttcacatctgtctctctctctctgagctgtgaGGACCAGAGTAATTCTGATAGATGGAGAGTGAGAAGATACACAGAGAGTTGGGGGCTGCAAGATTGTTCATCATCAGTGTGGGGATCACAGTCAGGATCTACCTGTACAATCAGATCCACCATCACATCAGACACTGGATTGTACTGGTGTCAGTCTGAATCTGGAGAGAACAGTCAtcctgttaatatcactgtacaCT tTTTTGTGATTCTGGAGAGTCCTGTTCATCCTTTGACTGAAGGAGATACTCTGACTCTACGCTGTTTATATCAACATTCAACTCTACAAAACCTCAGAGCTGATTTCTATAAAGATGGATCACTCATCCAGAATCAAACTACAGAGATGATCATCTCTACTGTCTCAAAGTCACATGAGGGTTTCTACTACTGCAAACACCCAGAGAGAGGAGAGTCACCCAAGAGCTGGATCTCAGTTAGAGGAGTCTCAAATGAATGCTGCTGTATAT tGTCTCCTTCAGAATCTCAAATCTCGGTCCTCCACACACTCAGTTCTGTTCTGGCAGTTTGTCCATATCTGCTAGTGACAGTTGTGCTGATTTTCAAATGCTACAGAATGAGAGGTGAAACATCTGACTGA